The sequence below is a genomic window from Fluoribacter dumoffii NY 23.
AACGAAACCATGCAACACTCTTTGCCTCCAGAATCAAAGACAAATTAAAAATCTAGATTATTTTGTGGTAGATACATAAAATTGATGTAAAAACCCTGGTTGTTACACCATGCGAACCAGGGTTTGTTCTCTGCTTAAATCTGCCTCATTTGGCCACTTTTGTTGTGGACACGAGTATCGCATCAATTTTTTCCCAATGCTGTTCTGATATATTCATTTTGGCTAACTCACATAGCTCCATGAAGAGATCACATGGTACTGCTTTTTGGATGCTACTTAACACAAATAGGCTCTCATAGGGATTTATTGAAGAAAATATACCTTTCAAAGAAGTTTTGGTTTCCTCTATTGTTTGAGATTTTTTAAATTGCTCCATAATCCTAAGTAGTTCGAACTGGTCATAATTTCTGTGAAGAGCGGCCATCACATCAACTTCTTCAAAATGCAAATGGTGTAAATAGTTACTGGCAAAATGGCAAAACTCCAAATAAAAAACATTGCTTAACTCAAGACCAATTGTTTTATCTGGCGAATCTAGTGATTTATGCAATAGGTTTTCTAAATCAACCAATTTCTGTTCCAGCTCTTCATGTTCGTTATGAAGTAAATTAAATTCTACGAGACCTTTTTTCTGTAAGAGAGGATGGATAAAGGTATCTTCGTGTTTTGAATGATCCCTTAATAAAGAAAGTAAACTTTTGAATTGTTGTAAAAACTTTTGTGTCTCATTTTTATCAAAAAAATCGATTCTCCCAGCCCAACTACACATCAAGAAAATCTCTTTCCTAATTGCCTTATGAATATTGGTATATAAGCTAAATTTTGGAATTGCCTTGTCTATGGAATAATTATTAATGATCCATTCAGCAATTCCTCTTCCAATTTCATCAGGATAATCTTCAGCATGATTATATATCCCTTCACCTAAGTAGTATAAGCTCACTGAAGAAGCAACTTTGCCGAATTCTTTTACTTGCTCTGTCTTAAAAAATGCGGCCGGTGTTGTATAAAAAAATAACTGCGGGATATGGGTTTGCTTTTGCCATGTAAAATTATCATCTACGAGTTCAACCACTTCTTGCGGACTGCCTGCTATGGGTAATTCTTGAGGGGCCTTCCAAACGGCCTTTCGTCTTGCTATTGATTTAAAAGGTTTTATGTAATTTTCTTTTTCTTCAGGTGAAAGTTTTCGTATCGAAGCATTTACAAAAATTTGTTCAAGGAAGATATTTTGATTAACAATAAGATCCCATCCCTCTTCTGAACGAAATTTCTTAAAAGTTTCTTGGGCTTGCGGGTTATCTGGATTAAATTCCTCCCAAGAATCCCAAGCCCCTAACATGGGTTCAAAATAACTCAATCCTCTTATATTTTTTTCATTATTTTTTGCATATGCGACCCCCAGTGTTATTCCCCAACTGTGCCCAACAATTAAAATATCCTTTAAATCCAATATCTCAATAAATTTTGTAAGATAATCCAGATGGTCTCGAACACTAAACTCAATCTGTGGGGAATCGGATTGCCCGTGACCAATAAGGTCCAATGCAATGCATCGTCCATAAGGTATCAAATGAGGAATAATGTTTCGCCAAAGGTAAGAAGAGGAAGGCATCCCGTGGATAAATAGAATCGACTTCCCTTTCCCTTGTTCTGTATAATGTATGCGCGACCCATTTACCTCAACAAAGTATGAGTAAAGATAGTCTGCATTTATTGGCCGATTATCCCATGTTGAAATGTTACCCTTGTCTTTAATCATCTTGGTTACCTCAATAAATTGTTATTTAAATTCAGCGTGATCGCTGCTGTAACCTTTTAATTATGAGGAAACTGTGTGGGATTTTATTGTAAAAATGCGACAGATTGGGGCTAAATTTGCTTGAGAAAATTTTTCGGAGACATTCCCGTCAGTTGCTGAAATTCTTTTATGAAATGAGATTGATCATAATAATCTAATTCTTGTGAAAAAACGGACCAAGATTTTCCTTCTCTCATCTCTTGTAATGCCTTTTGAAAACGGGTAGTCATCATAAATCTTTTAGGACTTATACCTATAAGGGATTGAAAATGGCGTTCAAGACTGCGTCGGCTAATACCATAATTCTGTGCCAATTTCCAAATGGTGTCTTGAGAGGGTTTTGTAATTATATTTTTTGCAATATGTATAATGCCCTGTTGAGAAGAATAATTATGGTTATTCTTTTGAAACAACTCGATGAGAAAGTTTTGAATAAGCTGGATAATGGTGTTTGGGTCCTGAATGGATTGAATTTTTTCCTCAATGCTTTTTAATATTGATTCATTAATAAAATCAGATAAACCTAAAGACTGATCAGTAAAAGCCTGAGCTGATTCTCTAAACAAACCCGCTATTGCCCAAGGATAGAAAAAAATTAATACGGACTTCGTATTCTTACTATTTGCTTGAAACGTTCTATGCTGCGTCAATAACCCAGTTATCCCCCAATTTTTAAGTTTTACACTTTGAGTTTCCTTTGTTATAAGAGAAATACCCCCTTGATATTGAAATCCCATAACTATAAAGGGACCAGGATAAACTTGGTAGGGTTCGCTTTGCTCCTGTTCTTCAATTAATTGTATATTTTTTACATAGGGCATCAGCACCGGATGGATGTATTGGTCAATCATTAAAAATCACTTTACAGGAGTAACTACCCATTTCTGCCAGGAAACATTATATTCAGCTTCATACTTCATCGCTTAAATAGATTGATTATTTAATTTTGAAGAAAAATTCGCTGTTGACTTTGAAAACTATGAGGTAAATTTTTTAGTTGTTTTGCGGGAATCACCGAAATTATCCAATAAAAAATAATAAATTATACGAAATGGAATGATTATTGCAAATAAAATGGTTCATATATTCATTATTGGAAGGTTTAGTTATATCCATCACTCTGATTGAAATACTCCACCAAAAAAAGATAAATGTCTATACTTAAAACAGGGTGTATTTACATAATGCGGCATCCTTGCCTCAATTAATCCTCTTTTGAAAAGGTGCTGTATTCAGGAGTGTAGTATGAGCTTTACTAAGCACCTATTTGGCCTTTTCAAAACAAGACCTCAGGGTATTACTCAATTAGCGTCAACAATAAATCATGATATCCCCTACTACAGGATTCATGGTAGCTGTCCTGAGAATGGTTTACCCATAAGGGGCAATTTTGACAGGGTAACTATTGAATCACTCGTTAAATACATCTCCGTCAACAAACCTCTTATAGCTTATGGCGGCACAGTAGATTTGGAAAACTTGTTTACAGGATTTTTAAAAAACAAGGAGATAGAGGATGGCGTAAGCGGATTAATTGTGGGAATTCCAGAACGAGTCATTGAATTATCAGCATTATATGAGCCTTTAATCGATTATTTTACGGGTTTAAACCCTGAAGAAAACACTAATGCTGTTTCAAATTTTATAAAAGAAAATGAAGCTATTATTGAAAGCCTGCCCGAATATCGAATCCTCGCTTACCTTACTGATTTAAAAAAATTAAGAGAAGGAGAGGCTGTAATAAACCATTTTGCTCATATGAACCCCCAGTTACCGGAAACACTGACCATTCATGAACTTCAGGATACTGATTATTTGCGTGAATTATGGGTAAATACAAGTTCTTTTCAATATTCGATAAAAAATGAATAAAGATTGTATTGTTTGCTACTCAAAGGTAAAAGCCCCCCTTCTGCTATCTACTCAATATGGGGCATTGTCCTTTGCAACTTTTCAACAAATCCAATTTCCTCTCTTTAAAAGCTTATTAAGGCGTATTTAATAATACCTTAAGAATTTGGCTTTATATTTATCAATTCTGTTAGCAAAAAGGCAATTTATTATGAAAGCTAAATTTGAAAACTCTTCACTTGAAGATCGTTTTAATAACTATTGGAACAACAATGTTGTACTATTGGATACAACTATTCGTAATGCCTCACTGGGTCTTAATTTTTTTCAAAGCTCGGCTAATATTGGTGAATTGATTAAAACTTACCAACAACATGTGCTCAATATCCTCTCCAACTTAAGTCGTCAATCTTATATGTTTGAAGACAAAAAATACCTTCAGGACTACATGCAAAACACGATTCAACAAGCACAGGAAGACCTTTCTTTTTATTCCTCTGTATTTCCTGAATATGAAGGACTTATCACTGAGCTTATAGGGACTTACGATAAAAATTTATCTGGGAAAAAAGATAGCTTGGGCTTGAATTAAACAAACAGCTCTCATAACCAGACCCGCGATAATATCTAGATGAGAGCATGTTTAGAATTAATTCCAAGTTGATTTTTGCTATTTTTACCTATAGAACGTGCTGCGCATTAAGTCATCCCTAAGGTCAGAATCCATTAATAAATCTGGAGCGCTTCTACTTCGAGGTAATTCCTCGCGTTTTGGATTTTCTGCAGTGTGTTTGAGTCTATCTGCATTATTCATGTCGAAAAAGTATGGAGAATAGGCTAATGCGTTTTCTGTCCCCTTTTTTACAAAACAGAAAAAAGTTGCTTTTGCTACATCTTTTGCAGAACGAATCTCCTCTTTAACCAAAGTAAGTCCTAAACGGGACATCATCGCATCTATGATATTTTTAGAAAAATAATGGGATTGATACTCAGATTTAAATTTTAAAACAGCTGTAATCGCATCTTTGGGAGTAGGAATCTGATTTTTATCTATTGAATATCTTAGGTTGAGCAGGATATGGGACAGATCAAAAATATCATCATCGAAACAATTTGCGTGTTCGGATAAAAAGAGAATCCCTCCTGGCTCTAAAATTTGACTTGCCTGTTTTAAACTTTCAAATTGTGCCTGCACAGATGGAAAATGATGCAAGGAATGATTATACATGACGACGGAAAACTTTTTTCCATTGACAGCACCTAATAAATCCCTGCCATCATAGGTATAGTGATGATTTATTTGGGACATATAGTCATTCTTTGTTTTTTTATCGCTGCTGTTTTCACCACCCCAGTCAATGCCAGTTTGGATATCGATTGCATTTCCTTCCATCTTAAGTTCTTCACTTACCAAATAAGTCATGGCGCAGTCTCCCGCACCAACATCGAGAAGAGCCTTTCCTTTTAGACTCTCCCTAGGGATTGGTGATAAACCGGCCGTGATTATCCGAGCGATTCTTGCAGCTTTATTCATTTGATATTCTTTATCACTCATTGCAAATCCCTGTTTACTCTGCATGCCAGCGGTTAGATACCACTGATGAATTACCGCGGCGCAAGTCTCATCCGGGGTATTTAAAGGATACTCTTGCAATGTTCTCAATAGGTCAAATACTGCTTTTGGCTCTATATCTGCAAATGCATACAAAAAAGCAGTTCTTACTTCTTTTATTTGAGTCTTGGATTTGAGTAAGGCATTGATTAAATTAGGTTTTAATATCTGATGGGCATGTTGAGGGGGAGTTTGAGAATCTTTCTGTTCATTTTCGTTATTACTCTCCTTCACGTCATTAAAGTAATTCAAGTTGTTTAACATAAAAACCCTCTATAAGAATTGTCACCCAGTGCTCATTATATGATAAGTTTTTTTATTAATAAATCATAGTGTTCAGTGTAGATGCAATTAAATTGAATCAACTTAAGTAGCGACAATACGGTTGCTGAAAAATACCCATCTAGTGTATTCTGGTTTGGTTTTTAGCCAGGACGCTAATTATGAAAGAAAATTATTTTCATTCCTTAAGTTTAATAGAAGTACTATTCGTTATTATTTTTGTATTAGCCTTTATTATTACCCTTTGGAATATACTTCAAAAAGAACATACCATATTAAGGAATTTTCCTCTTATTGGTTATGTACGCTATTTTGCTGAGTTTTTGGGCGTATATTTACGACAATATTTTTATGCACGCGACCGGGAGGAGCTGCCGTTTAATCGCACAGAACGCACCTGGATTTATGAAGCAAGCAAAAATATAGACACCACAATAGGATTTGGTTCTACTCGCGATAGAAGGCCTGTGAATACTATTTATTTTGTTGACTCCCCTTTCCCTGTCATTAAAAGGGATGTGGTCAAAGCACACGCAGTTACAATCGGCCAGCATTGCAGACATCCCTACACAACCAACTCGTTAATAAATATTTCAGCAATGAGCCATGGGTCCATCTCCCCGAATGCAATTCTTGCTTTATCTTATGGAGCAAAGAAAGCAGGTTGTTGGCTAAATACTGGTGAGGGTGGATTATCATCTTATCATTTGGCAGGAGAATGTGATGTGGTTGCTCAAATAGGTACAGCAAAATATGGGTATCAGGATGAATATGGAAATTTATCCGATGAGAAATTAAAAAAAGCAGCGGCACACCCCCAAGTTAAAATGTTTGAAATCAAATTAAGCCAAGGAGCGAAACCTGGGAAAGGAGGATTATTACCTGGAGTTAAAGTAACGAAAGAGATTGCTGAAATTCGGGGAATTAAACCTTATAAGGATTCAGTTAGTCCAAACCGTTTCCCTGAAATTTCGAATTCGTTTGAATTACTTAACCTAATTCACCATATAAGAGAGATAACCGGTAAACCAACAGGATTTAAAATAGTTCTTGGTAATTATGAATGGCTGGATGAATTGTGTCAGGAAATCCTCAAAAGAGGTGTTGAATACGCACCTGATTTTATAACTCTTGATGGGGCGGAAGGAGGAACAGGAGCTGCTCCCTTAACGCTGGCCGATTATATGGGATTACCTCTAACAGAGAGCCTTCCGGTTCTGGTGGATAAACTAATAGAGTATGATTTACGTGAGCGAATCAAAATCATTGCGTCTGGAAAATTAATTACTCCCGGAAGAGTAGCATGGGCACTTTGTGTGGGAGCAGATTTTGTCAATTCAGCGCGTGGGTTTATGTTTGCTCTCGGTTGCGTCCAAGCTCTGAAATGCCACAAAAACACTTGTCCAACCGGAATTACAACTCATAATAAATGGTTAGTTAGGGGATTAAACCCCAAAAATAAAGCCGATCGTGTTTATTACTATGTTAAAAACCTTAGCTATGAAGTAGGTGTTATCTGTCACTCTTGCGGCGTAAAGGAACCTCGGGAATTAAGAAGACATCATGCACGCATTGTCTCAGAACATGGCACCTCTGTATCCTTGGCGGATGTTTACCCCCCAAAGAAAAAAGGCTCAAAAGTTAATATCAATAAAGAAAAAAATTAACCTGAGACTGTAAACATCTCAGGTTAACTCCTGTCAGGAAATACTTTTTTGTGCCTTTTCTGTAGCCATGTAAAGACAAATGATGGTAATTATTGCCATGATAATGAGATAGACAGACACTGGCCAGGTTTTATCATGCGCCCACTCTACCAAACCTGTAGCAATTAATGGAGTTAATCCTCCGGATAATGCCGCGGAGAGGTGATAGGCAATTGCTGTTCCGCTGTAGCGAATTCGCGTTTTAAAGAGTTCTGAATAAAAAGCAGCTTGAGCTCCATGCATCATTGCATGAGGAACGCACATGCCAAACATTACCGCAAAAAATATCAACTGTGGATTTTTTGTTTGCAGTAACCAGAAAAATGGAAATGCAAATATCCCCATCAGCAAAGACCCGGCGATGTAAACCGGCCGTCGTCCAATGAGATCGGAGAGCATGCCAAAATAAGGAATCAGGAGCACTTCAAAGATAGCCCCCGACATGACTGCATAGAGTAAAAGTGTTTTTGATAAATGCAGATTAAATGTTCCATAACTTAATACAAAAACCGTTAAGATATAGAATGAGGAACTTTCAATTAAGCGGGCGCCAACTGCCAAAAGAAAATTTTTTAAATGAGATTGCAGCATTTCCAATGCAGGAATTTTGGGTGGACGTTTATTTTTTGTTGCGTTTAAAACGCTTTACTCTCCATAATATGCAAACGCATATATAGCCCGACGAGAACGACAAAAAAACTAAGTAGAAAAGGAACGCGCCATCCCCAAGTTAAAAACTGCTCATTAGGCATATTGGAGAAAAATAGAAATATCCCGATAGAGAGTACCAGACCAAATGGCGCCCCTGAATTCGGCCAGCTCGAATAAAACCCTCTTTCCTTTTCTCGACTAATCTCGGCAGACAACACTACTGCGCCGGCCCACTCCCCTCCAACAGCAATTCCTTGGATACATCGCAAAATGACAAGCAAGATGGGGGCAAATATCCCTATTGTGTCATAGGTTGGAAGTAATCCAATCAAAAAAGTTGAAAGTCCCATCAGGCAAAGAGTGATTACCAGCATACTCTTTCTACTAATTTTGTCCCCAAAATGACCAAAAATAACTCCTCCTAATGGTCTGGCAAAAAATCCAACTGCATAAGTTGCATATGCAGCCATAATTCCTGCGACAGGGCTAATTTTAGGGAAAAAAAGTGTGTTAAAAAATAAAGCTGATGCAGTTCCAAAAAGATAAAAGTCATACCACTCAATAGTAGTTCCAATAAAACTAGCAAGCGAAACTCTTCGTGAGGCTTTTGATTTGGGATCGCGTCGTATAATTGCCATAATTCCCTATATTACAATAAGATACCTTATTTAATCCTATATTAAATGTAGTAAGAATGCGAGGATTAACTTTCAAAATTTAAGGGCATTTAAATCCTTTTTCGGGTGTGCTTCCAATGCATCCACACTGTCTACTTATGTCGTTACTTGTTATTGGAGTGAGACTCAATTGAGGTTAACCAATAGGACTGTTTTTGATAAATGATATGTCTCAAATATGCACGTAATCCACAGTACTGAAGTAACTCTATTCAGCCCTTGAACGAACATATTCTTAACACCAGAATCATTTGAGAATCAGCTGAAAAGCTGGTATAAAAAATGTTTATATCGGGTTAAATCACGAGTAATAGTGTATGTTCCAGACATCTTCATAGAAATCGGAGTTTTCGATGCAACACAATGTCTCTCATCTGCCAAGAGAACTCAGCCGTATGATTTTCTGGTCCCTTACCCGTTTAGGGAAAGCCATCGACGAAGTCTATGGAAAAGAAACATTTGAACGAATTGAGCAAATTCGTCTTTCCATGCAAGAGACGATTGGAAGCGAGGCGTTGGTGCTTAGAAATGCCCTTCTTCGTCTGCAAACGGAACTCTCCAAGCTAGACAGAAATCAGCTTTATCAAATTGCTCATGGCTTTTCTCTTATGCTGGAACTCATTAACGCCTGTGAAAATGCCTACCGCATTTTTCGTATCAATCAAAGACAGGAGATAGTTTATTCTGACAAACCTCAAGCGATTCATTATGTCTTAACCGCTCATCCCACGGAAGCTCGTACCCCTGAATTTTTAACCCTTTTCAAAGCAATTACTGACTACCTCTGCGAAGTTTTGAAATCTCCCTATCTGATGAATGAAGCTCATCTTGATCTCATGCTAAAAACCTCGCTTCAGATCAATATTTCGTATCAAAAAAAACCAAGTGTAGAAGAAGAGGCTCAATACATCTATCAGTACGCACTCAGTCCACTCAACATCAAACTTTATCATCACTTTTTAACTAAAGGCATTCCCATTCAATTACGCTCCTGGGTGGGAGGTGATAAAGATGGACACTCCGGTGTTAATGAAAAAATTATGGTTAGATGTCTTGAGCTTTCCCGCTCATTTTTTATTGCCTCCATCCAAGATGGTTTGAAGGAAATATTGGAAATTATCAAGCTCTCAACCGCCTTAAATGAAAATAAACCCCTGACCAATCAGATCACGCAACTCATTAAAAGAGGGCACGATCTCAGGAAAATAAAACCCGGGGATCATGAAAAAGTAACTGCATTCACCAAAGAACTTATGGATACACAGAGGAACACCTTAAAGTTTTTAAATTTCAACCCTGAGCAATTCTCAATGATCTCCAGTATTTTTCGGCTCTATCCAGCTCTGGTCATCCCGATAGAGCTCAGAGAAGATTCAGCCGTTGTGAAAACAAGTTTAAAAAGCATAGAGAAAACAACCATCACCAAAATGCTCGAACAAGTCTATTCCATAACCCGTGGGACTAATCCCAAAAATTATGTACGAGGCTTTATCCTCAGCATGGTTGAATCAGCTGAGGATATAAAAAATGGAATTAGCCTGGTCAAAAAAATTTTTAGGAACTACGCCCTGCCTGTTGTGCCCTTATTTGAAAATCAACTTGCACTCACCAGTGCCAATACCATTTTAAGTCAGTCGCTCACAGAGGATGTCAGACAAAAGCATCTTAAATTATGGGATGGATACTATGAGGTTATGCTGGGTTACTCCGACTCGTCTAAAGAAAATGGGGTACTGCCCTCCCGACTCATGATTGCGAAAAGCTTAAAAAGTATTCAGTCCACGCTGGAAAATAAGAACCTTAGGCCTATATTTTTTCATGGTTCAGGCGGCAGTATTGAACGAGGAGGCGGGGATATCAAAGAACAGACTGCTTCATGGTCTAAAGATATGATGACCCATTATAAAGCAACGGTTCAGGGAGAGATGGTTGCAAGACTATTTGGTTCGAGTTCCATCCTCAAAAGTCAGATTGATAAATTTCTTGCCATTTATTCAGAAAAAAACAATGATTCGGACAAGGGTTATCCCGAAGAACTTTTATCATTTGCCCACACAGTCAGTCAGAAATATAAAGCACTTATTAACAGCGAATGGTTTTGGCCTACAATTGAAAGTGCTTCGCCCTATCACTTTTTGACAGAGCTGAAAATTGGTTCGCGTCCAACCAAACGAAAATCAGGACCTGATCAAAGAAAGCTGCGGGCAATTCCCTGGATTCTATGCTGGACTCAAACACGAATTCTTTTCCCGACTTGGTGGGGTATTGGTTCCACTTGGCTTGAATTAGATGCGCTTGGAAAAAATAAGCTTAAAATGATCTATAACGAGAATTCTCTTTTCGCTGCCTTTGTGAAACAGTTAGGAGTCACCCTTTCTAAAGTGTACCTCCCGATTTGGGAGCAGTACTTATGTCAATTAACTGGATCCGATGAATACCTCACACCCTTTCAATCAGAACTCGAGTCAACCATCTTATTCTTCCATCAAATAACAGGTGAAAATGATTTTTGTTTTCACCAACCTTGGCTTGGGGAAAGTATCCAATTAAGATCAACACTCGTTCATCCTTTAAATCTCATTCAGATTGAGGCCATGAAAAGAATAGATTTACCTCTTTTAAGAAAAACAGTTACCGGTATTTCCTGTGGTATGCTGACAACAGGATAAGAGGGATTAATTGCTGCTCCAGGAGGGTAGAAACCATTATTAATATTGTTTTGCCGGGATTACAATAAGATTAATTCGGGCAAAATTTAGCTAATACGATGACCTTCATTGTGCTGTATTTAGCTCCATGCTGAAAATTTTAGACAGAATCGTTTTCTTTTTCTACTATTAATTATATAGGTTTAGGATGGTATTCATGTGAGATTCTATCTAGATCAAATTTATATTATTCTCGCAGCTGTGCGCGATGTTGCAACTGTCCAAGGAAAACACCCCTTAAGTGACATGCAGGCCAGGTCGATTAAAGCACTATATAAATATGTTTTCACCCACCAGGATGAATTGATTTTAGATACGTTGCCTTTCATCAATCCTGAACAATTTTCCAATTATTTTTCTTCAGATGAAATTGCTGAATATGCATTACGTCTTCTTACTGTGACGTCATTAATGGACGGGGAAATCGAGCCTGAAAAAATTAATCTCTTGTTTAAATACGCTCAAGCAGTCAATCTTTATCCTCATTATTTATTGCAATTACAGAAAACGTTAGATAATGACATCCATTGGCTTATTAAGGACATATCCCTTAAAAATCTTGAAAGTTTCGACTTATTTCCTCATTTACAAAGAGAAGAAGATATTGAGCAATGGCTCTTCCCTTATCGCGGCAAACATCATGATCCTGCTTTAGTAGATAGATACGAGAGTTTACAGAAATTACCGAAGGACTCCTTTGGGTATGGTATTTGGAAACAATTTAAAGACAATAATTACTTTTTTCCAGGAGAAGAAGAAGGTGTAAATTATGCCTTTATAATGCCTCATGATTCACTGCATGTTTTAAGCGGGTACAATACCACCCCTTTCGGCGAATTATTAGTTTCTACTTTTACAGCAACTATGCTTGAAAAAAAAGCAATGGAAGGGCATATTATCCCCGTGTTTTATTCTTTCTATCTGGGCATTAAAATCAATAATCTTGCAGGAGCATCACGATGCAAAATGAATCCAGAAGCATTTTGGGAGGCTTGGTATCGTGGTTCGCAAATGCAAGTTAATCTGTTTACCCCTAACTGGTCTTTGTGGGAAGTTGCTGAACTGCCATTAACGGTACTTCGTCAAAAGTATTGTGTGCTGCCTAAAACTGTCGCCTGATTGGCTTGTTCTATAAGTTCTATTCCCCATCAACTTCCTATCTCCGGGAACATGGTTTTTGCTGCTTGGAGGTCAATTTCCAGAAAATTATTTATTCTAATAATTGCAGGGGTTGCGGGTGTTGAAAACTGAATATCAATATTGCTTTCTGCCTGTGTTGCCGGATTGATTTCCGATGTCCTGGTTACGGTGGTCTCTTCGTTTAGCTCAAGAGGTATCTTCTCGGCATTTGTTTTTTCCGAAGTTAAAAAGAATATCATGTATTGTAAGGTTGCCTTAATCGATAATTCTTCATAGATTCTTAGATACAAGTACAAACCTTGTAAATATCCATCAACGTGATGACCAATTTGGGCATGGGAAAAAATACAGGGCTCTGACAGACTAATTATAAAATGCATGATTATTTTTTTGATTGTTTTTCCCGCCGCATTTACTGTAGTGGCTACCGTTTCGGTAAACAGTTTTTGATAAATATAAAAAGTTTTGTCTTGATCTGGGTCATAATATACACCCTTCCAAAATTCGCCATCTTCAAAATCTGCATCTTTAAT
It includes:
- a CDS encoding phosphoenolpyruvate carboxylase — its product is MQHNVSHLPRELSRMIFWSLTRLGKAIDEVYGKETFERIEQIRLSMQETIGSEALVLRNALLRLQTELSKLDRNQLYQIAHGFSLMLELINACENAYRIFRINQRQEIVYSDKPQAIHYVLTAHPTEARTPEFLTLFKAITDYLCEVLKSPYLMNEAHLDLMLKTSLQINISYQKKPSVEEEAQYIYQYALSPLNIKLYHHFLTKGIPIQLRSWVGGDKDGHSGVNEKIMVRCLELSRSFFIASIQDGLKEILEIIKLSTALNENKPLTNQITQLIKRGHDLRKIKPGDHEKVTAFTKELMDTQRNTLKFLNFNPEQFSMISSIFRLYPALVIPIELREDSAVVKTSLKSIEKTTITKMLEQVYSITRGTNPKNYVRGFILSMVESAEDIKNGISLVKKIFRNYALPVVPLFENQLALTSANTILSQSLTEDVRQKHLKLWDGYYEVMLGYSDSSKENGVLPSRLMIAKSLKSIQSTLENKNLRPIFFHGSGGSIERGGGDIKEQTASWSKDMMTHYKATVQGEMVARLFGSSSILKSQIDKFLAIYSEKNNDSDKGYPEELLSFAHTVSQKYKALINSEWFWPTIESASPYHFLTELKIGSRPTKRKSGPDQRKLRAIPWILCWTQTRILFPTWWGIGSTWLELDALGKNKLKMIYNENSLFAAFVKQLGVTLSKVYLPIWEQYLCQLTGSDEYLTPFQSELESTILFFHQITGENDFCFHQPWLGESIQLRSTLVHPLNLIQIEAMKRIDLPLLRKTVTGISCGMLTTG